The Mercenaria mercenaria strain notata chromosome 8, MADL_Memer_1, whole genome shotgun sequence genome has a segment encoding these proteins:
- the LOC123565866 gene encoding perlucin-like yields MELISYIVFAFLLVVRVSGTCLDGFEHHGTQCYKIAALEASWMEAKMYCRLLGSELAIIDDSTEESTVEGMLTKLHGSHIDEDYWISGTDIINENDWRWMTSDGTSIPFNYTHWGTGKPDNLGGNENCLVIHFRKGRTSWNDNVCNALHSFICETRYYTETGEIVG; encoded by the exons ATGGAACTTATATCTTACATTGTATTCGCATTTCTCCTAGTTGTTAGAG TGAGTGGTACATGTTTGGATGGCTTTGAACACCATGGCACCCAGTGTTACAAGATCGCTGCACTCGAGGCAAGCTGGATGGAGGCTAAG ATGTATTGTCGGTTGCTAGGAAGCGAATTGGCAATCATAGATGATTCTACGGAGGAATCAACTGTTGAGGGAATGTTGACAAAATTGCACG GATCGCATATTGATGAAGATTATTGGATATCTGGTACTGATATCATCAACGAGAATGACTGGAGATGGATGACAAGTGATGGAACCAGCATTCCGTTCAACTACACTCACTGGGGGACGGGGAAACCAGACAATTTGGGAGGTAACGAGAACTGTTTGGTCATTCATTTCCGTAAAGGACGTACATCCTGGAATGACAACGTTTGTAACGCCCTCCATAGCTTTATATGCGAAACAAG ATATTACACGGAAACTGGTGAAATAGTTGGATGA